Within the Apostichopus japonicus isolate 1M-3 chromosome 6, ASM3797524v1, whole genome shotgun sequence genome, the region ATCAGCATCAAGCCTTTCAATGAATTGTTTAGAACGTGTATACTTATCATTGTCTCCAATTTCACTTGAAGTCCCTGTCAGGATCACAGccattttctttaaagaatGGCCATACTTTAGAGCCAAAGATGGTACTTTGTAACCTTGCTTGATCTCATCGTATCCAGTAACTTTCTGTACGGCTGCAACCACACACCTGAAATGTCTAGGATCGATGAATTCTTCCATGCTTGCATTTGGTTTCTCTTTGAGACTTCGTAATTCCACAAGAAGTCTGGCAGCTTCTCTCATCTTGGAACGAATTGTTGCATGCATATCAGCATCGTGCCCCTGAGCAAGAAAATGTCTTTCACCTAAGTCCACTATGAGTGGATCACCTTTGGCGACCAAACTAATTTGGTCATTGGACATTACTTGTGTCACGCTATGCAGACCTGCTGAAACACCATGTGGATTTGGCAGGAGCAATTTACACGAAAGCGCTGGTTTAgtgtttcttcttgtttttttcgaTCTTAGCTTACATTCGTGTTTCCAGAGGTCAGTTCTGACATAGTAACCCAAACAGCAGTCACACGGCCCATAGTCTGCAGGTGATGCATCTACAGTTGGGCGGTATGCTACTATGAGCATACCTTTTCCTTCTCTTATCACTTGACAATTATGTCTGTGCGTTCCTCTGTTCCTAAGTAGAGtcatgtgtttgtattttccaTGCTTGTCAGTTTCATTCAGGATCTGCTGGACTTCGCTCTCTTGAGAATGCTGTTCCCGGAGATGACGTTGAATTTGGGCTTGTGGCTTGGAGCAGTAAAAACAGGGAAATTTTTTATCAAACAATCGGTGACCATCATCGTTGCTTGTAACCTGAACAATAATACCTGCATCTGAACTAGTTGCTTGCAAACTAATCGACAAGTTGGCCCCTGATCTAATCGACATTTTGGCTTCATCATCATTTTTCACAGAAGAACTAGATGCAATATCTACTGGATCATAAGAATTACCACAGTCCTGTTTATCAACTTCTGTGGCAAATGTCTCTGAGTCATTAATCTCCGGAGTGTCTTCTGTGTCTGAGTATTCTTCCTCATCCGGTTCATACTCACTGACATTGGATTCACTTGTTTCACTTGTTTCATCTTCAGAATCAGTCATGTCCAAGTCTTCCTTCTCATCTGGAACATACTCTCTAATATCTGCTCCACACTTTCTTTGATATAATGAATCATGGTACAAGTCAGGATGACCTTCGTTACACATAGAATGGGTGCTTGCTGGCCGAGGCTGGTCTTCATCAGTGACCATCTCCTCCTCAGGAATCTCTCTACTGCCATCTGTGTCCAAGTGCTGTTCCTTGTCCAGACCAAGATCTCTGATATCTGTTTCAAAAGCAAAAGCCAAGTCAGGTTGACCTTCAAAACATGTAGAATTGGTATCTGCTGGCTGAAACTGATCTCTATTGGCAGCTATCTTCACATCAGGAATCACTCTACTGCCATCAGTGTCCAGGTGCTGTTCCTTGTCCAGAACAAGATCTCTGATATCTGTTTCAAAAGTATGACACAGGTCAGGTTGACCTTCGGGACACATAGAATGGGTGCTTGCTGGCCGAGGCTGGTCTTCATCAGTGACCATCTCCTCCTCAGGAATCTCTCTACTGCCATCTGTGTCCAAGTGCTGTTCCTTGTCCAGACCAAGATCTCTGATATCTGTTTCAAAAGCAAAAGCCAAGTCAGGTTGACCTTCAAAACATGTAGAATTGGTATCTGCTGGCTGAAACTGATCTCTATTGGCAGCTATCTTCACATCAGGAATCTCTCTACTGCCATCAGTGTCCAGGTGCTGTTCCTTGTCCAGAACAAGATCTCTGATATCTGTTTCAAATGTATGACACAGGTCAGGTTGACCTTCGGGACACATAGAATTGGTATCTGCTGGCTGAAACTGATCTCTATTGGCAGCTATCTTCATATCAGGAATCTCTCTACTGCCATCTGTGTCCGAGTGCTGTTCCTTGTCCAGAACAAGATCTCTGATATCTGTTTCAAAAGAAAGACACAGGTCAGGTTGACCTTGGGGACACATAGAATTGGTACCTGCTGGCTGAAACTGATCTCTATTGGCAGCTATCTTCACATCAGGAATCTCTCTACTGCCATCAGTGTCCAGGTGCTGTTCCTTGTCCAGACCAAGATATCTGATATCTGTTTCAAAAGCATGAGCCAAGTCAGGTTGACCTTCACAACATGTAGAATTGGTATCTGCTGGCTGAAACTGATCTCTATTGGCAGCTATCTTCATATCAGGAATATCTCTACTGCCATCAGTGTCCGAGTGCTGTTCCTTGTCCAGAACAAGATCTCTGATATCTGTTTCAAAAGTATGACACAGGTCAGGTTGACCTTGGGGACACATAGAATTGGTATGCtgcaatgaaagaaaaacacattgaaattTATTAGACAGTTTTCTTCAATGGTACATTGATTCTATTCATTACTCTTAATGATTTCTCCGATATAATCTACAATCTTTGGGCTTAGGTAAATGACAAAATTATCCGAATGCATTAATATATTGCAATTTCTGAGACCTGGGAATTGAAGTGCCTGCTTGATAATGATTGAATTAACCTTTAGCTATAAATGCAATGCATTTAGAAATGGATGAATACATACACTGCAGGTAGCGGACGGCCAGTTTGTGGAGCCAGTACCCGTCACACTATACTTTACACTAAATTTCCAGTGGTCGGCTACAGCATGTGTCAGTTTGAGTCACAGCATTAATACATTATAGATCATGTGTATATGAGCCAAGCAAAAGGAGCTACAGTGCATCATGCTATCACAAACAGTAATTATTTCTGCTCATTGAACATAGGGGTGTGGGgatatttttacaaataatgAGTCAAATTTTGATTTATGAAATCGTGAACATTTTGGTATGAAGAGCACTAtaagggaaaaaaatgttacacCGATTCAGCATAAATTTCTGAAGCACAGGAAACAATATTTCGGTTTGCGATTCCGCTAGATCATGGTACCAGTAATATACCAGTTACCACCTTGGTTTgttgaagaaatatttcaagTCACTTCAAAATGTAATTCATAACAGTTGTTATTTTTCACCACACAGTGGCGTTGCCCTGCagagaggggagaggagagaaaGAGCCATACCAATCAGACCTCTTGCACCCCTAAATGAGTTTGGTAGACAAGATAAAACATTGTTCTAGGCTTGTGAGAGGCAATCGTGTCCCCTGATCCAAACCAAACTTGCCtgcattcgcccccccccccacccttcttcGAGAAGTCTGTTCGAGAAGTCTGACCCCAGAAAACCTTTTCTACCCCATATTGTAAATATTGGAAGGGTAATGAAAAACAACACTTTTTCCTGAAACTCATGCATTCCTTTTTAGATTTTGTTCTTCTGGCCTGAAATGTGTTTGACATTTAATGTATTTCATTCTACCGGTTGTTATAGCAAAGTTTAGGGAAATTGTTCTTTTTCTACCCTCTCCTCCTCAACTATAACCTGTTTTTTTGTTCAGGGAAGGCCTGGCTCAGTAAATTACATCATTGATGTCCACCTCAACCTATCCATGCCACAATTATAGCCTAACTGAAAATAACTTTCACACCGAATTGTGATTGGGGAATGTGTTCCCCTTTCTTTCTCTTGTTTTGTCTCCCCTATGTCATTTTTCCATCTTCATTTCCATCTAAGAGTGGAGGGGGCAGACCCCTAGGTATGCCAATGCCACCCCTGAAAATAAAATGGACACTCACATTCTTTCTCCATTCAGCGTCGGTCTGACCATAGTTATATCGAACTTCATCGCCAGATCTAATCTCTCTCTTTGCAAATATCGCCAACCTTGGTCCCATTGAATAATCTAATTGTTGCACACAAGCATTGGGCTTTCTCCATTCATCATTGATGAATTTTCCCTTCCGTTCCGATGACGAAGCATCAATACTGCAATGAACATTCAAAACAGATTACGTCGACAATATTAATGATTGAACtgatgttttcatatttacagagccaaatttcaaaagtaaaattgTTTGTCCAATGCCTATCCTTGCTTTGAGGAAAGGCTCCTCAAGATACCCTTATCATTCCTCATGGTCCAATGTCTACTTTCAGACTTCCCAGACTGTCCTGGGGTCTGCTGCTATGATCCTCTTTTCCAGCTTCCCTGTAATATCGCTTCCTGCTAGTCTTTTCACATGCATGTACAGTGATTCCTATTCACACATATCATGGACCACCCACCTATGGACCATTATGTCTGAGTTTCATCCGAATTCATTGAACCATGGACAAGAACAAGCAATTGAAAGCATTGACCCTAAGATCGACTCCTACTGATCCCTTGATGGCCTTTGATCTGAAATTCCTGAACACCCTATAGGTACCAACAGTTAAAGATGATTATGACTAACTTTTATTAATATCCATTGctatctgtaggagaagaagcactTTGCAGATcctcacaatttgacctctagatgacctttgacctgaaaaTTCTGAACATCCAAAATGTCCCCCCACCAAATAATGATTGTATTCATGTTTCATGAAAATCCATCGACAGCTGTAGGAAAGGAAGCAGTTCAACAAGTGTGAACAGACgaatagatagatggatggatagattgATAGAAAGCTTGATTACAATACCTCCACCAGCACTACATACCAGCATGATATGAGCTAACAAAGCCAACAGAATACAATCTCAGTCACAATCAATTTCATGAGTTGGAAtgaattaaaagaaattgaCATATTGAGTGACTCCTGCAGGGATCTCAAATCACATTTGGATGCATTGGATCATTACCTTCGTAGTGAcaaaatttacacaaaatgtACCCATGAATTTGAGCTTTCTTAGCAACATGGGCTTGCAGCTATCGGACTCTTTGTGACCAACTTCCTATCACAACCCTGAGTTTTTGGAATGTTATTGTCTCCCGACATTGACAAGACTTTCCTGCCCAACATCAATGACCCATCATCCAATTGTCAATGCTCATCCAATTTCAATGACCCATCATCCAATGAGTTAAATTGTGTCAAAATTCATGAGAGCAGTAgctagtaggcctatatgatgtAGTGAATCCATATAATAAAACATGCATTAAAACTCACCACCATTTTTTCTGTCCATGTTTGAAATAAAAGATATATGTTTGATCCTCTTTTTTGTTACCCTCCGCTTCTGTTATTAGTTCCCCCGCATACTCAACAATGAATTCACCAGCTATGAAATCCTTGCCAGCAAATAAGCCCAGTCCTGTcagcaaaatatttaaaaaacaatttttacaaTATGGTTTGTGCACATTACAGCAGTACAGAGTAAATGTTTAGTAGTATTGAAACACAATTTATAATATTGATAGATGGACCTATAAAATTTAGGCAAATTTTGGGGGAGTGGACTATTAGGGgttccccccacctcccctcacacacatttttttggaaaacattacttatttaaatatttagatGGAAAATGgtgatatcaatatttttttctacatatataacTCCACATTATATTAAAGTTATAAAGTGAGGGGGGAAGGTACAATACCAAAATGAAGGGAGTAATTTAGAGCCGCTACTAGTTGGTACCTGGCTTGGAGGAGGAATGGGCCTAAGCTAGGgttgttttgtttatacaaGGTGGCTTAGATGCAATACAGTGCTATATTTGGCATCCGTAACAGTACGTGGGTGAACCATGTAGGGTAGGCTGTCCTGTGGGAGGCATCTAGATGTGGTACACATTTCTGTCTATGTAAGGTGGCTTTTATGCTTTTTTACAAAGTTTCCAGTGTTTGACCTCTCTTGATCCTGTATGACCTTCGACCTTCACCGCAACAATAGGGATCATGTTCTAATACCAACTATATGGTGAGCACACATACCAACTATGAGCTGAATTGACGATTTCCTAAGTAACCAAGGTATGTAGTGtttaaattgaaaatttcaGTTTCTGGCTTCAGATGACcgacctttgacttctaccaCAAGCAATAGTGAACACACATACTATTAAGTATGAGCGCCACTGTATTTAAGTTTGCTTCAGCAAGTTAttagtgtttacaatgttttaattgtttgacCTCTGTTAACCTCAGAGACCGACAGCAAAACCAAAACAGGCATCAGTCTACTCACTAAGGGTAACCAACTGCACGTACAAAGAATGAGCTCAATTGAAGTTTGCCTGGCCAAGAAATggtgttttcaaggttttcgaCCTTTGTTGTCCTCAGATGATATTATTGCCTAATTACACAACATATATGCACAACATACCTCGGCCTTTGGGCTGCATGCAGGGCGAATGTAGCaaagtatttatttaaattaacagcTAGGGGAATACAGATATTCTGTGTGCACACTAACCTCTGTAACTTCTGCAAGTATGAAGGTTTTACACCAAGTTTCTTTCCCTCTGAAATAGTAtcagggttgggggggggggaggtctaTTATGAACAATACAGTAGCTATGATGAGCTAAGAAATCAATTCACTTGAATGATCAATGGAAAGTGAAGGGATTACCTATTTCCTCACTGACTTTCTTAATCTCTAGCCATGGTGGATCAGTCTCTTTCCCAAGCCAGGCTAGAGCGACTTCTTTTCCAGAAGGTTGGCACTTTTTTCTTGTTCTCTAAAATGAACAAGTACATGAAAAATGAAATGCTCCTAAGTGAATACAATACAGTCTTGGGCCTATACAAAAACTTTTCAACATAGCGCTGTGCCGACTATTGGTGatgtaaatacatttttatCACACAGCAAGTTGAATAGTGTTATTATGTATGTATCTGTTCAAACtacaaaatacaacatttttatcACAACATGCCCCTTCCCATTGATGTGGAGCTCTTCAATGAAGGGAATAAAATTAAATTGTGCAACAGCACAAGACCCACATTCAGCAAGGGAAGGCTGGTTAAAGTCCTggcccctttttcatttctgagGATATTTTTGTCCCACAGAGACAACTAATGCATGATGAGATTTCTAACTCTACATTGGTAGCAAGTTTAATGTAGCAACTGGAAACAACCTCTGAATAGCTTCTTTTGTGTCAGTGATTATTTATCTGTGATAGTCATAGCACATTTtctatcttgtacatgtgttaCAGCTCATCCCTTTAATTCATTCAAATTATGTAACTGCAGAACTACAAATATCTATTAAAAGGCACTCGGACCCTTTCAGGTTTTATAGTACAAGAGTATATGGAAGCCCTGAAATCTGTAGGTATCGGGTTACTTTTGACAGGAAAAAATAACTGCACAATTGAATTGTAAAGCAAGTAGCAACATGGGCCTTTTGGTCATTAACAACTTCTCTTGCAGTACGGTATGTTCTGGGCACCAAGCTCTCAATTTCTTTGAGCACCTTATAACATGAGGGGGGTTTGATCTCATCACTTCCTCGTTCACAGTGTAAAAAGTGAGTCATGGGAACAATATCAAACATTGTGAGGAGGATATATGCCTCCCCTCTCCAGATAATCCAGATTACTTCCCCTGGTTCTATCGTTTATCTGCTACATAGAAAGTGTGTAATACTTAACTTACCAAAGTACGTCCCATACTTGAGCTTTctgtaaaaaatattcaaacagaAAGTGAGTTATATATGTAGAGTAAAGTTCTCCTTGCCACATAGATCTATGAATGGTTGTGACAGCTGCAAATATTTCGGCAGTGCTTTTCAAAGttacagaaaatcaaaataattttggtAGCACAtggttatgttttttttctctctaggTACACTCCccgacaaaaaaaaagtaaatgaaaCAAACCCCCGCTCCACCATTCAATGTTAATCGGTCAAAATGGTTGGAGCTGCAATAGGACGCAACAttgaaaggggaagggggggtctTCAGTTGATCTTGAGTTGCAAAACTTGTCGCAGTTTCAGCGATTtggtttcatttgttttgtcgGGGATTGTAGGCTGCAATGTTGTACATACACTGGAGCACTTAATTTTCAAAGATCTTAGCTGACCCTTGATGTATACAAAGTATTGAACTTATTTCAACACTAAGTGCAGTTTACGAATTACATATGAGTTTTTGGAGGACAAATCTCTCACCCTATATCTGCCAGAAATCTGCAGTCAGCTcaacatatattttgtatatttgacACAGTGTATGCTCAATTTGGGGAAACTATTTTCCCGctcattaatacagtaggcagTTTCAAGACTTCTTATTGATCATTGCTTTAATCCATTCATTTAGAATagtttaaatatgaatttattgGAGGGAAAATATTAGGATGTCAatatactgtgtatagtatTTCATTACAAGTGAAAATCAATGGCTGTGCACTTGATCCATTTCTTCATTTGACCACCAGTATGGTAGGAGCTggcatatttagtatgtaaaaCAAGCTTCACTACCccttcatatcttaatgttgcaTCTGAACCAATGGATGTCATCAGTTGTAATGTAAACTACATTATCATATAGGTGTGTATAGTATTTCATTACAAGTGAAAATCAATGGCTGTGCACTTGATCCATTTCTTCATTTGACCACCAGTATAGTAGGAGCTggcatatttagtatgtaaaaCAAGCTTCACTACCccttcatatcttaatgttgcaTCTGAACCAATGGATGTCATCAGTTGTAATGTAAACTACAGTACATTATCATATAGGTGTGTATAGTATTTCACTTCAAGTGAAAATCAATGGCTGTGCACTTGATCCATTTCTTCATTTGACCACCAGTATAGTAGGAGCTggcatatttagtatgtaaaaCAAGCTTCACTACCCCTTCATACCTTAATGTTGCATCTGAACCAATGGATGTCATCAGTTGTAATGTTAACTACATTGTCATAAAGGTGTGTATAGTATTTTATTACAAGTGAAAATCAATGGCTGTGCACTTGATCCATTTCTTCATTTGACCACCAGTATGGTAGGAGCTggcatatttagtatgtaaaaCAAGCTTCACTACCCCTTCATACCTTAATGTTGCATCTGAACCAATGGATGTCATCAGTTGTAATGTTAACTACATTGTCATAAAGGTGTGTATAGTATTTTATTACAAGTGAAAATCAATGGCTGTGCACTTGATCCATTTCTTCATTTGACCACCAGTATGGTAGGAGCTggcatatttagtatgtaaaaCAAGCTTCACTACCccttcatatcttaatgttgcaTCTGAACCAATGGATGTCATCAGTTGTAATGTTAACTACATTGTCATAAAGGTATAGTATTTCATTACAAGTGAAAATCAATGGCTGTGCACTTGATCCATTTCTTCATTTGACCACCAGTATGGTAGGAGCTGGCATATTTAGTATGTTAAACAAGCTTCACTACCCCTTCATACCTTAATGTTGCATCTGAACCAATGGATGTCATCAGTTGTAATGTTAACTACATTGTCATAAAGGTGTGTATAGTATTTCATTACAAGTGAAAATCAATGGCTGTGCACTTGATCCATTTCTTCATTTGACCACCAGTATAGTAGGAGCTggcatatttagtatgtaaaaCAAGCTTCACTACCccttcatatcttaatgttgcaTCTGAACCAATGGATGTCATCAGTTGTAATGTAAACTACATTGTCATATAGGTGTATTTCATTACAAGTGAAAATCAATGGCTGTGCACTTGATCCATTTCTTCATTTGACCACCAGTATAGTAGGAGGCATATTAAGTATGTAAAACAAGCTTCACTACCCCTTCATACCTTAATGTTGCATCTGAACCAATGGATGTCATCAGTTGTAATGTAAACTACATTGTGATATAGGTGTGTATAGTATTTTATTACAAGTGAAAATCAATGGCTGTGCACTTGATCCATTTCTTCATTTGACCACCAGTATGGTAGGAGCTggcatatttagtatgtaaaaCAAGCTTCACTACCccttcatatcttaatgttgcaTCTGAACCAATGGATGTCATCAGTTGTAATGTAAACTACATTGTCAAAAAGGTGTATTTCATTACAAGTGAAAATCAATGGCTGTGCACTTGATCCATTTCTTCATTTGACCACCAGTATAGTAGGAGGCATATTAAGTATGTAAAACAAGCTTCACTACCccttcatatcttaatgttgcaTCTGAACCAATGGATGTCATCAGTTGTAATGTAAACTACATTGTCAAAAAGGTGTATTTCATTACAAGTGAAAATCAATGGCTGTGCACTTGATCCATTTCTTCATTTGACCACCAGTATGGTAGGAGCTggcatatttagtatgtaaaaCAAGCTTCACTACCccttcatatcttaatgttgcaTCTGAACCAATGGATGTCATCAGTTGTAATGTAAACTACATTGTGATATAGGTGTGCATAGTATTTTATTACAAGTGAAAATCAATGGCTGTGCACTTGATCCATTTCTTCATTTGACCACCAGTATGGTAGGAGCTggcatatttagtatgtaaaaCAAGCTTCACTAGCccttcatatcttaatgttgcaTCTGAACCATGGATGTCATCAGTTGTAATGTAAACTACATTGTGATATAGGTGTATTTCATTACAAGTGAAAATCAATGGCTGTGCACTTGATCCATTTCTTCATTTGACCACCAGTATAGTAGGCGGAATATTTAGTATGTAAAACAAGCTTCACTACCccttcatatcttaatgttgcaTCTGAACCAATGGATGTCATCAGTTGTAATGTAAACTACATTGTGATATAGGTGTGTATAGTATTTTATTACAAGTGAAAATCAATGGCTGTGCACTTGATCCATTTCTTCATTTGACCACCAGTATGGTAGGAGCTggcatatttagtatgtaaaaCAAGCTTCACTACCccttcatatcttaatgttgcaTCTGAACCAATGGATGTCATCAGTTGTAATGTAAACTACATTGTCAAAAAGGTGTATTTCATTACAAGTGAAAATCAATGGCTGTGCACTTGATCCATTTCTTCATTTGACCACCAGTATGGTAGGAGCTggcatatttagtatgtaaaaCAAGCTTCACTACCccttcatatcttaatgttgcaTCTGAACCAATGGATGTCATCAGTTGTAATGTAAACTACATTGTGATATAGGTGTATTTCATTACAAGTGAAAATCAATGGCTGTGCACTTGATCCATTTCTTCATTTGACCACCAGTATAGTAGGCGGAATATTTAGTATGTAAAACAAGCTTCACTACCccttcatatcttaatgttgcaTCTGAACCAATGGATGTCATCAGTTGTAATGTTAACTACATTGTCATATAGGTGTGTATAGTATTTCATTACAAGTGAAAATCAATGGCTGTGCACTTGATCCATCTTCATTTAACCACCAGTATAGTAGGCGGAATATTTAGTATGTAAAACAAGCTTCACTACCccttcatatcttaatgttgcaTCTGAACCAATGGATGTCATCAGTTGTAATGTTAACTACATTGTCATAAAGGTGTGTATAGTATTTCATTACAAGTGAAAATCAATGGCTGTGCACTTGATCCATTTCTTCATTTGACCACCAGTATAGTAGGAGCTggcatatttagtatgtaaaaCAAGCTTCACTACCccttcatatcttaatgttgcaTCTGAACCAATGGATGTCATCAGTTGTAATGTAAACTACATTGTGATATAGGTGTATTTCATTACAAGTGAAAATCAATGGCTGTGCACTTGATCCATTTCTTCATTTGACCACCAGTATGGTAGGAGCTggcatatttagtatgtaaaaCAAGCTTCACTACCccttcatatcttaatgttgcaTCTGAACCAATGGATGTCATCAGTTGTAATGTAAACTACATTGTCATAAAGGTGTGTATAGTATTTCATTACAAGTGAAAATCAATGGCTGTGCACTTGATCCATTTCTTCATTTGACCACCAGTATAGTAGGAGCTggcatatttagtatgtaaaaCAAGCTTCACTACCccttcatatcttaatgttgcaTCTGAACCAATGGATGTCATCAGTTGTAATGTAAACTACATTGTGATATAGGTGTATTTCATTACAAGTGAAAATCAATGGCTGTGCACTTGATCCATTTCTTCATTTGACCACCAGTATGGTAGGAGCTggcatatttagtatgtaaaaCAAGCTTCACTACCccttcatatcttaatgttgcaTCTGAACCAATGGATGTCATCAGTTGTAATGTAAACTACATTGTCATAAAGGTGTGTATAGTATTTCATTACAAGTGAAAATCAATGGCTGTGCACTTGATCCATTTCTTCATTTGACCACCAGTATAGTAGGAggcatatttagtatgtaaaaCAAGCTTCACTACCccttcatatcttaatgttgcaTCTGAACCAATGGATGTCATCAGTTGTAATGTAAACTACATTGTGATATAGGTGTGTATAGTATTTCATTACAAGTGAAAATCAATGGCTGTGCACTTGATCCATTTTTTCATTTGACCACCAGTATGGTAGGAGCTggcatatttagtatgtaaaaCAAGCTTCACTACCccttcatatcttaatgttgcaTCTGAACCAATGGATGTCATCAGTTGTAATGTTAACTACATTGTCATATAGGTGTGTATAGTATTTCATTACAAGTGAAAATCAATGGCTGTGCACTTGATCCATTTCTTCATTTGACCACCAGTATAGTAGGCGGAATATTTAGTATGTAAAACAAGCTTCACTACCccttcatatcttaatgttgcaTCTGAACCAATGGATGTCATCAGTTGTAATGTTAACTACATTGTCATATAGGTGTGTATAGTATTTCATTACAAGTGAAAATCAATGGCTGTGCACTTGATCCATCTTCATTTGACCACCAGTATAGTAGGAggcatatttagtatgtaaaaCAAGCTTCACTACCccttcatatcttaatgttgcaTCTGAACCAATGGATGTCATCAGTTGTAATGTTAACTACATTGTCATAAAGGTGTTTATAGTATTTCATTATAAGTGAAAATCAATGGCTGTGCACTTGATCCATTTCTTCATTTGACCACCAGTATGGTAGGAGCTggcatatttagtatgtaaaaCAAGCTTCACTACCccttcatatcttaatgttgcaTCTGAACCAATGGATGTCATCAGTTGTAATGTAAACTACTAATGTGAAACAAGCTTTACTGCCTCTTCCTATCTTCATATTGCATTTGATCAATAGATATCATCAGTTGTCATGCATTCTACTTTGTCATAGGTTTGTATACCTATGGTATTTCATTACAAGTGAAATAGGGCTGTGCACTTTCTCATTTCAAATTGATTTGAGCACCAGTATGGAAAGAGGAGTATATTGTTAGTATGTTAAACAAGTTTCACTACCTCttccaatttttattttgcat harbors:
- the LOC139968921 gene encoding uncharacterized protein → MGRTLRTRKKCQPSGKEVALAWLGKETDPPWLEIKKVSEEIGLGLFAGKDFIAGEFIVEYAGELITEAEGNKKEDQTYIFYFKHGQKKWCIDASSSERKGKFINDEWRKPNACVQQLDYSMGPRLAIFAKREIRSGDEVRYNYGQTDAEWRKNHTNSMCPQGQPDLCHTFETDIRDLVLDKEQHSDTDGSRDIPDMKIAANRDQFQPADTNSTCCEGQPDLAHAFETDIRYLGLDKEQHLDTDGSREIPDVKIAANRDQFQPAGTNSMCPQGQPDLCLSFETDIRDLVLDKEQHSDTDGSREIPDMKIAANRDQFQPADTNSMCPEGQPDLCHTFETDIRDLVLDKEQHLDTDGSREIPDVKIAANRDQFQPADTNSTCFEGQPDLAFAFETDIRDLGLDKEQHLDTDGSREIPEEEMVTDEDQPRPASTHSMCPEGQPDLCHTFETDIRDLVLDKEQHLDTDGSRVIPDVKIAANRDQFQPADTNSTCFEGQPDLAFAFETDIRDLGLDKEQHLDTDGSREIPEEEMVTDEDQPRPASTHSMCNEGHPDLYHDSLYQRKCGADIREYVPDEKEDLDMTDSEDETSETSESNVSEYEPDEEEYSDTEDTPEINDSETFATEVDKQDCGNSYDPVDIASSSSVKNDDEAKMSIRSGANLSISLQATSSDAGIIVQVTSNDDGHRLFDKKFPCFYCSKPQAQIQRHLREQHSQESEVQQILNETDKHGKYKHMTLLRNRGTHRHNCQVIREGKGMLIVAYRPTVDASPADYGPCDCCLGYYVRTDLWKHECKLRSKKTRRNTKPALSCKLLLPNPHGVSAGLHSVTQVMSNDQISLVAKGDPLIVDLGERHFLAQGHDADMHATIRSKMREAARLLVELRSLKEKPNASMEEFIDPRHFRCVVAAVQKVTGYDEIKQGYKVPSLALKYGHSLKKMAVILTGTSSEIGDNDKYTRSKQFIERLDADWSVFVSSNALRTISQRKMNNRKLIPLTEDVAALTNMLKEEGRRCVHILLQYSEEPTDEKVEAWRELNELTLTLLMLFNRRRQGEISKMKIKEVDKIDTMQKDSNVVKALSNLEQRLCKVLSRVEIVGKKGRLVPVLMTYEMREWITLLLEGRQDLGAVHEENEFVFARSFYGSKGHLRACDSLRKYSQLCGAKYPETLTGTQLRKQLATLSQLLCLKENEMDMVANFLGHDLKIHREYYRLPMEIMQVAKVSKLLLAMEKGGSALAQGQSLDDIPIVDEEIDQSNISTEEEEGEGTEDQLTAIKRSKADKPHPARKQCKKKKTVTKRPWTEEQKAAVNRHLHHFMVLNQLPGKSKIDECISKEPVLSTRSWKNIKDYCRNTMKNQVR